A single region of the Cucumis melo cultivar AY chromosome 3, USDA_Cmelo_AY_1.0, whole genome shotgun sequence genome encodes:
- the LOC103487691 gene encoding type 2 DNA topoisomerase 6 subunit B-like isoform X5 produces the protein MRFELEVVVHGFIYGSAGVSFSILICNHGVCFSSRSLPTLQLISSAIRRCICSERLCRLSVLLQRSPASDPPLVRISISDTGHGSCIQEFQDLKCPVEGILAETWDGIVYVRTTKIADISDTEISCYQLNLKENVATRKPMWLPSNIKHDVKFSGTEVCLSVSESVDVLLAEINCFFHQILILKVPNIAMEVVADGQDTSGSRNDAVFLENLFSGSSFTASTLDRLKLGFEDYVLGHGSSSTCNSCFPNRDELKSGGGMVCEDKHKLTKLVVEAAVVISEISNPTKNCFGAGCSDTKVLFFKDFVPCTISEAFLKALTGIDWKRHGLTLECAINQRRHALLKWEKTPLSFHIHIVVHYYQKTRLDKKLISKAVQLALEDFKNKHAGFLLSVDNLKISRFAPDLAKAIAGLVLYSNDMDFKRECLAILGLQPHQSEGEVVEETIKKKIISVIEKNDQRPQGIKEVACLLFRAGRQKLQDLDNECYMDDFDPMDL, from the exons ATGAGATTTGAATTGGAAGTCGTGGTGCATGGTTTTATTTACGGGAGCGCGGGAGTTAGTTTTAGTATTCTAATCTGCAATCATGGAGTTTGCTTCTCTTCAAGATCTCTACCTACAT TGCAGCTAATTTCTTCGGCAATACGGAGGTGCATCTGTTCCGAACGACTTTGCAGACTCTCAGTTCTTCTTCAACGCTCTCCCGCTTCCGATCCTCCACTTGTTCGTATCTCTA TTTCAGATACCGGCCATGGAAGCTGCATACAGGAGTTTCAGGATTTAAAGTGCCCCGTTGAAGGTATCCTTGCCGAAACGTGGG ACGGAATTGTTTATGTGAGAACGACCA AGATTGCAGATATTTCTGATACTGAGATAAGTTGCTATCAGTTGAATCTGAAAGAGAATGTCGCTACCAGGAAGCCAATGTGGCTACCATCAAACATTAAGCATGATGTGAAATTCAG TGGAACCGAAGTGTGTTTGTCTGTTTCTGAAAGTGTTGATGTTTTGCTGGCGGAGATCAACTGCTTCTTTCATCAG ATTCTTATTCTAAAGGTCCCA AATATTGCAATGGAAGTTGTGGCTGACGGCCAGGATACCTCAGGGTCACGTAATGATGCTGTTTTCCTAGAAAACTTGTTCTCTGGTTCCTCTTTTACAGCCTCAACCCTTGATCGTTTGAAATTAGGCTTTGAGGATTATGTATTAGGGCATGGATCTAGTTCAACGTGCAACTCTTGTTTCCCTAACAG GGATGAACTGAAGAGTGGGGGTGGAATGGTTTGTGAAGACAAGCATAAACTTACCAAACTGGTAGTGGAGGCAGCAGTTGTGATTAGTGAAATATCAAATCCGACCAAGAATTGCTTTGGAGCAGGATGCTCTGATACAAAG GTTCTCttttttaaagattttgttCCTTGTACAATCTCGGAGGCATTTCTAAAGGCATTAACAGGCATTGACTGGAAACGTCATGGATTGACTTTGGAATGTGCTATCAATCAAAGAAGGCATGCACTATTGAAGTGGGAAAAGACACCCTTATCTTTTCATATTCATATTGTTGTCCACTACTATCAGAAG ACTCGATTGGACAAAAAACTCATAAGCAAAGCAGTTCAACTTGCACTGGAAGACTTCAAGAATAAACATGCGGGATTTCTTCTCAGTGTTGATAACCTCAAG ATCAGTAGGTTTGCCCCTGATTTAGCCAAAGCGATTGCTGGCCTAGTTTTATACTCCAATGACATGGATTTCAAAAGAGAATGCCTTGCAATTCTGGGATTGCAACCTCACCAATCAGAGGGTGAAGTTGTTGAAGAaactataaagaaaaaaataatttcagTGATAGAGAAGAATGATCAGAGGCCACAAGGAATTAAAGAAGTTGCCTGTCTTTTGTTCAGAGCTGGTCGCCAAAAATTACAGGATTTGGACAATGAATGTTACATGGATGACTTTGATCCAATGGATTTGTAA
- the LOC103487691 gene encoding type 2 DNA topoisomerase 6 subunit B-like isoform X2, with protein sequence MRFELEVVVHGFIYGSAGVSFSILICNHGVCFSSRSLPTLQLISSAIRRCICSERLCRLSVLLQRSPASDPPLVRISISDTGHGSCIQEFQDLKCPVEGILAETWDGIVYVRTTKIADISDTEISCYQLNLKENVATRKPMWLPSNIKHDVKFSGTEVCLSVSESVDVLLAEINCFFHQILILKNIAMEVVADGQDTSGSRNDAVFLENLFSGSSFTASTLDRLKLGFEDYVLGHGSSSTCNSCFPNRDELKSGGGMVCEDKHKLTKLVVEAAVVISEISNPTKNCFGAGCSDTKVLFFKDFVPCTISEAFLKALTGIDWKRHGLTLECAINQRRHALLKWEKTPLSFHIHIVVHYYQKLVANATPLVQQTRLDKKLISKAVQLALEDFKNKHAGFLLSVDNLKISRFAPDLAKAIAGLVLYSNDMDFKRECLAILGLQPHQSEGEVVEETIKKKIISVIEKNDQRPQGIKEVACLLFRAGRQKLQDLDNECYMDDFDPMDL encoded by the exons ATGAGATTTGAATTGGAAGTCGTGGTGCATGGTTTTATTTACGGGAGCGCGGGAGTTAGTTTTAGTATTCTAATCTGCAATCATGGAGTTTGCTTCTCTTCAAGATCTCTACCTACAT TGCAGCTAATTTCTTCGGCAATACGGAGGTGCATCTGTTCCGAACGACTTTGCAGACTCTCAGTTCTTCTTCAACGCTCTCCCGCTTCCGATCCTCCACTTGTTCGTATCTCTA TTTCAGATACCGGCCATGGAAGCTGCATACAGGAGTTTCAGGATTTAAAGTGCCCCGTTGAAGGTATCCTTGCCGAAACGTGGG ACGGAATTGTTTATGTGAGAACGACCA AGATTGCAGATATTTCTGATACTGAGATAAGTTGCTATCAGTTGAATCTGAAAGAGAATGTCGCTACCAGGAAGCCAATGTGGCTACCATCAAACATTAAGCATGATGTGAAATTCAG TGGAACCGAAGTGTGTTTGTCTGTTTCTGAAAGTGTTGATGTTTTGCTGGCGGAGATCAACTGCTTCTTTCATCAG ATTCTTATTCTAAAG AATATTGCAATGGAAGTTGTGGCTGACGGCCAGGATACCTCAGGGTCACGTAATGATGCTGTTTTCCTAGAAAACTTGTTCTCTGGTTCCTCTTTTACAGCCTCAACCCTTGATCGTTTGAAATTAGGCTTTGAGGATTATGTATTAGGGCATGGATCTAGTTCAACGTGCAACTCTTGTTTCCCTAACAG GGATGAACTGAAGAGTGGGGGTGGAATGGTTTGTGAAGACAAGCATAAACTTACCAAACTGGTAGTGGAGGCAGCAGTTGTGATTAGTGAAATATCAAATCCGACCAAGAATTGCTTTGGAGCAGGATGCTCTGATACAAAG GTTCTCttttttaaagattttgttCCTTGTACAATCTCGGAGGCATTTCTAAAGGCATTAACAGGCATTGACTGGAAACGTCATGGATTGACTTTGGAATGTGCTATCAATCAAAGAAGGCATGCACTATTGAAGTGGGAAAAGACACCCTTATCTTTTCATATTCATATTGTTGTCCACTACTATCAGAAG CTTGTTGCCAATGCCACACCATTGGTGCAGCAGACTCGATTGGACAAAAAACTCATAAGCAAAGCAGTTCAACTTGCACTGGAAGACTTCAAGAATAAACATGCGGGATTTCTTCTCAGTGTTGATAACCTCAAG ATCAGTAGGTTTGCCCCTGATTTAGCCAAAGCGATTGCTGGCCTAGTTTTATACTCCAATGACATGGATTTCAAAAGAGAATGCCTTGCAATTCTGGGATTGCAACCTCACCAATCAGAGGGTGAAGTTGTTGAAGAaactataaagaaaaaaataatttcagTGATAGAGAAGAATGATCAGAGGCCACAAGGAATTAAAGAAGTTGCCTGTCTTTTGTTCAGAGCTGGTCGCCAAAAATTACAGGATTTGGACAATGAATGTTACATGGATGACTTTGATCCAATGGATTTGTAA
- the LOC103487691 gene encoding type 2 DNA topoisomerase 6 subunit B-like isoform X3, whose translation MRFELEVVVHGFIYGSAGVSFSILICNHGVCFSSRSLPTLQLISSAIRRCICSERLCRLSVLLQRSPASDPPLVRISNTGHGSCIQEFQDLKCPVEGILAETWDGIVYVRTTKIADISDTEISCYQLNLKENVATRKPMWLPSNIKHDVKFSGTEVCLSVSESVDVLLAEINCFFHQILILKVPNIAMEVVADGQDTSGSRNDAVFLENLFSGSSFTASTLDRLKLGFEDYVLGHGSSSTCNSCFPNRDELKSGGGMVCEDKHKLTKLVVEAAVVISEISNPTKNCFGAGCSDTKVLFFKDFVPCTISEAFLKALTGIDWKRHGLTLECAINQRRHALLKWEKTPLSFHIHIVVHYYQKLVANATPLVQQTRLDKKLISKAVQLALEDFKNKHAGFLLSVDNLKISRFAPDLAKAIAGLVLYSNDMDFKRECLAILGLQPHQSEGEVVEETIKKKIISVIEKNDQRPQGIKEVACLLFRAGRQKLQDLDNECYMDDFDPMDL comes from the exons ATGAGATTTGAATTGGAAGTCGTGGTGCATGGTTTTATTTACGGGAGCGCGGGAGTTAGTTTTAGTATTCTAATCTGCAATCATGGAGTTTGCTTCTCTTCAAGATCTCTACCTACAT TGCAGCTAATTTCTTCGGCAATACGGAGGTGCATCTGTTCCGAACGACTTTGCAGACTCTCAGTTCTTCTTCAACGCTCTCCCGCTTCCGATCCTCCACTTGTTCGTATCTCTA ATACCGGCCATGGAAGCTGCATACAGGAGTTTCAGGATTTAAAGTGCCCCGTTGAAGGTATCCTTGCCGAAACGTGGG ACGGAATTGTTTATGTGAGAACGACCA AGATTGCAGATATTTCTGATACTGAGATAAGTTGCTATCAGTTGAATCTGAAAGAGAATGTCGCTACCAGGAAGCCAATGTGGCTACCATCAAACATTAAGCATGATGTGAAATTCAG TGGAACCGAAGTGTGTTTGTCTGTTTCTGAAAGTGTTGATGTTTTGCTGGCGGAGATCAACTGCTTCTTTCATCAG ATTCTTATTCTAAAGGTCCCA AATATTGCAATGGAAGTTGTGGCTGACGGCCAGGATACCTCAGGGTCACGTAATGATGCTGTTTTCCTAGAAAACTTGTTCTCTGGTTCCTCTTTTACAGCCTCAACCCTTGATCGTTTGAAATTAGGCTTTGAGGATTATGTATTAGGGCATGGATCTAGTTCAACGTGCAACTCTTGTTTCCCTAACAG GGATGAACTGAAGAGTGGGGGTGGAATGGTTTGTGAAGACAAGCATAAACTTACCAAACTGGTAGTGGAGGCAGCAGTTGTGATTAGTGAAATATCAAATCCGACCAAGAATTGCTTTGGAGCAGGATGCTCTGATACAAAG GTTCTCttttttaaagattttgttCCTTGTACAATCTCGGAGGCATTTCTAAAGGCATTAACAGGCATTGACTGGAAACGTCATGGATTGACTTTGGAATGTGCTATCAATCAAAGAAGGCATGCACTATTGAAGTGGGAAAAGACACCCTTATCTTTTCATATTCATATTGTTGTCCACTACTATCAGAAG CTTGTTGCCAATGCCACACCATTGGTGCAGCAGACTCGATTGGACAAAAAACTCATAAGCAAAGCAGTTCAACTTGCACTGGAAGACTTCAAGAATAAACATGCGGGATTTCTTCTCAGTGTTGATAACCTCAAG ATCAGTAGGTTTGCCCCTGATTTAGCCAAAGCGATTGCTGGCCTAGTTTTATACTCCAATGACATGGATTTCAAAAGAGAATGCCTTGCAATTCTGGGATTGCAACCTCACCAATCAGAGGGTGAAGTTGTTGAAGAaactataaagaaaaaaataatttcagTGATAGAGAAGAATGATCAGAGGCCACAAGGAATTAAAGAAGTTGCCTGTCTTTTGTTCAGAGCTGGTCGCCAAAAATTACAGGATTTGGACAATGAATGTTACATGGATGACTTTGATCCAATGGATTTGTAA
- the LOC103487691 gene encoding type 2 DNA topoisomerase 6 subunit B-like isoform X4 gives MRFELEVVVHGFIYGSAGVSFSILICNHGVCFSSRSLPTLQLISSAIRRCICSERLCRLSVLLQRSPASDPPLVRISISDTGHGSCIQEFQDLKCPVEGILAETWDGIVYVRTTNISDTEISCYQLNLKENVATRKPMWLPSNIKHDVKFSGTEVCLSVSESVDVLLAEINCFFHQILILKVPNIAMEVVADGQDTSGSRNDAVFLENLFSGSSFTASTLDRLKLGFEDYVLGHGSSSTCNSCFPNRDELKSGGGMVCEDKHKLTKLVVEAAVVISEISNPTKNCFGAGCSDTKVLFFKDFVPCTISEAFLKALTGIDWKRHGLTLECAINQRRHALLKWEKTPLSFHIHIVVHYYQKLVANATPLVQQTRLDKKLISKAVQLALEDFKNKHAGFLLSVDNLKISRFAPDLAKAIAGLVLYSNDMDFKRECLAILGLQPHQSEGEVVEETIKKKIISVIEKNDQRPQGIKEVACLLFRAGRQKLQDLDNECYMDDFDPMDL, from the exons ATGAGATTTGAATTGGAAGTCGTGGTGCATGGTTTTATTTACGGGAGCGCGGGAGTTAGTTTTAGTATTCTAATCTGCAATCATGGAGTTTGCTTCTCTTCAAGATCTCTACCTACAT TGCAGCTAATTTCTTCGGCAATACGGAGGTGCATCTGTTCCGAACGACTTTGCAGACTCTCAGTTCTTCTTCAACGCTCTCCCGCTTCCGATCCTCCACTTGTTCGTATCTCTA TTTCAGATACCGGCCATGGAAGCTGCATACAGGAGTTTCAGGATTTAAAGTGCCCCGTTGAAGGTATCCTTGCCGAAACGTGGG ACGGAATTGTTTATGTGAGAACGACCA ATATTTCTGATACTGAGATAAGTTGCTATCAGTTGAATCTGAAAGAGAATGTCGCTACCAGGAAGCCAATGTGGCTACCATCAAACATTAAGCATGATGTGAAATTCAG TGGAACCGAAGTGTGTTTGTCTGTTTCTGAAAGTGTTGATGTTTTGCTGGCGGAGATCAACTGCTTCTTTCATCAG ATTCTTATTCTAAAGGTCCCA AATATTGCAATGGAAGTTGTGGCTGACGGCCAGGATACCTCAGGGTCACGTAATGATGCTGTTTTCCTAGAAAACTTGTTCTCTGGTTCCTCTTTTACAGCCTCAACCCTTGATCGTTTGAAATTAGGCTTTGAGGATTATGTATTAGGGCATGGATCTAGTTCAACGTGCAACTCTTGTTTCCCTAACAG GGATGAACTGAAGAGTGGGGGTGGAATGGTTTGTGAAGACAAGCATAAACTTACCAAACTGGTAGTGGAGGCAGCAGTTGTGATTAGTGAAATATCAAATCCGACCAAGAATTGCTTTGGAGCAGGATGCTCTGATACAAAG GTTCTCttttttaaagattttgttCCTTGTACAATCTCGGAGGCATTTCTAAAGGCATTAACAGGCATTGACTGGAAACGTCATGGATTGACTTTGGAATGTGCTATCAATCAAAGAAGGCATGCACTATTGAAGTGGGAAAAGACACCCTTATCTTTTCATATTCATATTGTTGTCCACTACTATCAGAAG CTTGTTGCCAATGCCACACCATTGGTGCAGCAGACTCGATTGGACAAAAAACTCATAAGCAAAGCAGTTCAACTTGCACTGGAAGACTTCAAGAATAAACATGCGGGATTTCTTCTCAGTGTTGATAACCTCAAG ATCAGTAGGTTTGCCCCTGATTTAGCCAAAGCGATTGCTGGCCTAGTTTTATACTCCAATGACATGGATTTCAAAAGAGAATGCCTTGCAATTCTGGGATTGCAACCTCACCAATCAGAGGGTGAAGTTGTTGAAGAaactataaagaaaaaaataatttcagTGATAGAGAAGAATGATCAGAGGCCACAAGGAATTAAAGAAGTTGCCTGTCTTTTGTTCAGAGCTGGTCGCCAAAAATTACAGGATTTGGACAATGAATGTTACATGGATGACTTTGATCCAATGGATTTGTAA
- the LOC103487691 gene encoding type 2 DNA topoisomerase 6 subunit B-like isoform X1 — protein MRFELEVVVHGFIYGSAGVSFSILICNHGVCFSSRSLPTLQLISSAIRRCICSERLCRLSVLLQRSPASDPPLVRISISDTGHGSCIQEFQDLKCPVEGILAETWDGIVYVRTTKIADISDTEISCYQLNLKENVATRKPMWLPSNIKHDVKFSGTEVCLSVSESVDVLLAEINCFFHQILILKVPNIAMEVVADGQDTSGSRNDAVFLENLFSGSSFTASTLDRLKLGFEDYVLGHGSSSTCNSCFPNRDELKSGGGMVCEDKHKLTKLVVEAAVVISEISNPTKNCFGAGCSDTKVLFFKDFVPCTISEAFLKALTGIDWKRHGLTLECAINQRRHALLKWEKTPLSFHIHIVVHYYQKLVANATPLVQQTRLDKKLISKAVQLALEDFKNKHAGFLLSVDNLKISRFAPDLAKAIAGLVLYSNDMDFKRECLAILGLQPHQSEGEVVEETIKKKIISVIEKNDQRPQGIKEVACLLFRAGRQKLQDLDNECYMDDFDPMDL, from the exons ATGAGATTTGAATTGGAAGTCGTGGTGCATGGTTTTATTTACGGGAGCGCGGGAGTTAGTTTTAGTATTCTAATCTGCAATCATGGAGTTTGCTTCTCTTCAAGATCTCTACCTACAT TGCAGCTAATTTCTTCGGCAATACGGAGGTGCATCTGTTCCGAACGACTTTGCAGACTCTCAGTTCTTCTTCAACGCTCTCCCGCTTCCGATCCTCCACTTGTTCGTATCTCTA TTTCAGATACCGGCCATGGAAGCTGCATACAGGAGTTTCAGGATTTAAAGTGCCCCGTTGAAGGTATCCTTGCCGAAACGTGGG ACGGAATTGTTTATGTGAGAACGACCA AGATTGCAGATATTTCTGATACTGAGATAAGTTGCTATCAGTTGAATCTGAAAGAGAATGTCGCTACCAGGAAGCCAATGTGGCTACCATCAAACATTAAGCATGATGTGAAATTCAG TGGAACCGAAGTGTGTTTGTCTGTTTCTGAAAGTGTTGATGTTTTGCTGGCGGAGATCAACTGCTTCTTTCATCAG ATTCTTATTCTAAAGGTCCCA AATATTGCAATGGAAGTTGTGGCTGACGGCCAGGATACCTCAGGGTCACGTAATGATGCTGTTTTCCTAGAAAACTTGTTCTCTGGTTCCTCTTTTACAGCCTCAACCCTTGATCGTTTGAAATTAGGCTTTGAGGATTATGTATTAGGGCATGGATCTAGTTCAACGTGCAACTCTTGTTTCCCTAACAG GGATGAACTGAAGAGTGGGGGTGGAATGGTTTGTGAAGACAAGCATAAACTTACCAAACTGGTAGTGGAGGCAGCAGTTGTGATTAGTGAAATATCAAATCCGACCAAGAATTGCTTTGGAGCAGGATGCTCTGATACAAAG GTTCTCttttttaaagattttgttCCTTGTACAATCTCGGAGGCATTTCTAAAGGCATTAACAGGCATTGACTGGAAACGTCATGGATTGACTTTGGAATGTGCTATCAATCAAAGAAGGCATGCACTATTGAAGTGGGAAAAGACACCCTTATCTTTTCATATTCATATTGTTGTCCACTACTATCAGAAG CTTGTTGCCAATGCCACACCATTGGTGCAGCAGACTCGATTGGACAAAAAACTCATAAGCAAAGCAGTTCAACTTGCACTGGAAGACTTCAAGAATAAACATGCGGGATTTCTTCTCAGTGTTGATAACCTCAAG ATCAGTAGGTTTGCCCCTGATTTAGCCAAAGCGATTGCTGGCCTAGTTTTATACTCCAATGACATGGATTTCAAAAGAGAATGCCTTGCAATTCTGGGATTGCAACCTCACCAATCAGAGGGTGAAGTTGTTGAAGAaactataaagaaaaaaataatttcagTGATAGAGAAGAATGATCAGAGGCCACAAGGAATTAAAGAAGTTGCCTGTCTTTTGTTCAGAGCTGGTCGCCAAAAATTACAGGATTTGGACAATGAATGTTACATGGATGACTTTGATCCAATGGATTTGTAA
- the LOC103487691 gene encoding type 2 DNA topoisomerase 6 subunit B-like isoform X7: protein MEFASLQDLYLHLISSAIRRCICSERLCRLSVLLQRSPASDPPLVRISNTGHGSCIQEFQDLKCPVEGILAETWDGIVYVRTTKIADISDTEISCYQLNLKENVATRKPMWLPSNIKHDVKFSGTEVCLSVSESVDVLLAEINCFFHQILILKVPNIAMEVVADGQDTSGSRNDAVFLENLFSGSSFTASTLDRLKLGFEDYVLGHGSSSTCNSCFPNRDELKSGGGMVCEDKHKLTKLVVEAAVVISEISNPTKNCFGAGCSDTKVLFFKDFVPCTISEAFLKALTGIDWKRHGLTLECAINQRRHALLKWEKTPLSFHIHIVVHYYQKLVANATPLVQQTRLDKKLISKAVQLALEDFKNKHAGFLLSVDNLKISRFAPDLAKAIAGLVLYSNDMDFKRECLAILGLQPHQSEGEVVEETIKKKIISVIEKNDQRPQGIKEVACLLFRAGRQKLQDLDNECYMDDFDPMDL, encoded by the exons ATGGAGTTTGCTTCTCTTCAAGATCTCTACCTACAT CTAATTTCTTCGGCAATACGGAGGTGCATCTGTTCCGAACGACTTTGCAGACTCTCAGTTCTTCTTCAACGCTCTCCCGCTTCCGATCCTCCACTTGTTCGTATCTCTA ATACCGGCCATGGAAGCTGCATACAGGAGTTTCAGGATTTAAAGTGCCCCGTTGAAGGTATCCTTGCCGAAACGTGGG ACGGAATTGTTTATGTGAGAACGACCA AGATTGCAGATATTTCTGATACTGAGATAAGTTGCTATCAGTTGAATCTGAAAGAGAATGTCGCTACCAGGAAGCCAATGTGGCTACCATCAAACATTAAGCATGATGTGAAATTCAG TGGAACCGAAGTGTGTTTGTCTGTTTCTGAAAGTGTTGATGTTTTGCTGGCGGAGATCAACTGCTTCTTTCATCAG ATTCTTATTCTAAAGGTCCCA AATATTGCAATGGAAGTTGTGGCTGACGGCCAGGATACCTCAGGGTCACGTAATGATGCTGTTTTCCTAGAAAACTTGTTCTCTGGTTCCTCTTTTACAGCCTCAACCCTTGATCGTTTGAAATTAGGCTTTGAGGATTATGTATTAGGGCATGGATCTAGTTCAACGTGCAACTCTTGTTTCCCTAACAG GGATGAACTGAAGAGTGGGGGTGGAATGGTTTGTGAAGACAAGCATAAACTTACCAAACTGGTAGTGGAGGCAGCAGTTGTGATTAGTGAAATATCAAATCCGACCAAGAATTGCTTTGGAGCAGGATGCTCTGATACAAAG GTTCTCttttttaaagattttgttCCTTGTACAATCTCGGAGGCATTTCTAAAGGCATTAACAGGCATTGACTGGAAACGTCATGGATTGACTTTGGAATGTGCTATCAATCAAAGAAGGCATGCACTATTGAAGTGGGAAAAGACACCCTTATCTTTTCATATTCATATTGTTGTCCACTACTATCAGAAG CTTGTTGCCAATGCCACACCATTGGTGCAGCAGACTCGATTGGACAAAAAACTCATAAGCAAAGCAGTTCAACTTGCACTGGAAGACTTCAAGAATAAACATGCGGGATTTCTTCTCAGTGTTGATAACCTCAAG ATCAGTAGGTTTGCCCCTGATTTAGCCAAAGCGATTGCTGGCCTAGTTTTATACTCCAATGACATGGATTTCAAAAGAGAATGCCTTGCAATTCTGGGATTGCAACCTCACCAATCAGAGGGTGAAGTTGTTGAAGAaactataaagaaaaaaataatttcagTGATAGAGAAGAATGATCAGAGGCCACAAGGAATTAAAGAAGTTGCCTGTCTTTTGTTCAGAGCTGGTCGCCAAAAATTACAGGATTTGGACAATGAATGTTACATGGATGACTTTGATCCAATGGATTTGTAA
- the LOC103487691 gene encoding type 2 DNA topoisomerase 6 subunit B-like isoform X6, giving the protein MEFASLQDLYLHLISSAIRRCICSERLCRLSVLLQRSPASDPPLVRISISDTGHGSCIQEFQDLKCPVEGILAETWDGIVYVRTTKIADISDTEISCYQLNLKENVATRKPMWLPSNIKHDVKFSGTEVCLSVSESVDVLLAEINCFFHQILILKVPNIAMEVVADGQDTSGSRNDAVFLENLFSGSSFTASTLDRLKLGFEDYVLGHGSSSTCNSCFPNRDELKSGGGMVCEDKHKLTKLVVEAAVVISEISNPTKNCFGAGCSDTKVLFFKDFVPCTISEAFLKALTGIDWKRHGLTLECAINQRRHALLKWEKTPLSFHIHIVVHYYQKLVANATPLVQQTRLDKKLISKAVQLALEDFKNKHAGFLLSVDNLKISRFAPDLAKAIAGLVLYSNDMDFKRECLAILGLQPHQSEGEVVEETIKKKIISVIEKNDQRPQGIKEVACLLFRAGRQKLQDLDNECYMDDFDPMDL; this is encoded by the exons ATGGAGTTTGCTTCTCTTCAAGATCTCTACCTACAT CTAATTTCTTCGGCAATACGGAGGTGCATCTGTTCCGAACGACTTTGCAGACTCTCAGTTCTTCTTCAACGCTCTCCCGCTTCCGATCCTCCACTTGTTCGTATCTCTA TTTCAGATACCGGCCATGGAAGCTGCATACAGGAGTTTCAGGATTTAAAGTGCCCCGTTGAAGGTATCCTTGCCGAAACGTGGG ACGGAATTGTTTATGTGAGAACGACCA AGATTGCAGATATTTCTGATACTGAGATAAGTTGCTATCAGTTGAATCTGAAAGAGAATGTCGCTACCAGGAAGCCAATGTGGCTACCATCAAACATTAAGCATGATGTGAAATTCAG TGGAACCGAAGTGTGTTTGTCTGTTTCTGAAAGTGTTGATGTTTTGCTGGCGGAGATCAACTGCTTCTTTCATCAG ATTCTTATTCTAAAGGTCCCA AATATTGCAATGGAAGTTGTGGCTGACGGCCAGGATACCTCAGGGTCACGTAATGATGCTGTTTTCCTAGAAAACTTGTTCTCTGGTTCCTCTTTTACAGCCTCAACCCTTGATCGTTTGAAATTAGGCTTTGAGGATTATGTATTAGGGCATGGATCTAGTTCAACGTGCAACTCTTGTTTCCCTAACAG GGATGAACTGAAGAGTGGGGGTGGAATGGTTTGTGAAGACAAGCATAAACTTACCAAACTGGTAGTGGAGGCAGCAGTTGTGATTAGTGAAATATCAAATCCGACCAAGAATTGCTTTGGAGCAGGATGCTCTGATACAAAG GTTCTCttttttaaagattttgttCCTTGTACAATCTCGGAGGCATTTCTAAAGGCATTAACAGGCATTGACTGGAAACGTCATGGATTGACTTTGGAATGTGCTATCAATCAAAGAAGGCATGCACTATTGAAGTGGGAAAAGACACCCTTATCTTTTCATATTCATATTGTTGTCCACTACTATCAGAAG CTTGTTGCCAATGCCACACCATTGGTGCAGCAGACTCGATTGGACAAAAAACTCATAAGCAAAGCAGTTCAACTTGCACTGGAAGACTTCAAGAATAAACATGCGGGATTTCTTCTCAGTGTTGATAACCTCAAG ATCAGTAGGTTTGCCCCTGATTTAGCCAAAGCGATTGCTGGCCTAGTTTTATACTCCAATGACATGGATTTCAAAAGAGAATGCCTTGCAATTCTGGGATTGCAACCTCACCAATCAGAGGGTGAAGTTGTTGAAGAaactataaagaaaaaaataatttcagTGATAGAGAAGAATGATCAGAGGCCACAAGGAATTAAAGAAGTTGCCTGTCTTTTGTTCAGAGCTGGTCGCCAAAAATTACAGGATTTGGACAATGAATGTTACATGGATGACTTTGATCCAATGGATTTGTAA